A genomic window from Pseudocitrobacter corydidari includes:
- a CDS encoding ABC transporter ATP-binding protein, giving the protein MAEVIFNKLEKVYSNGFKAVHGIDLKIAEGEFMVIVGPSGCAKSTTLRMLAGLETISGGEVRIGEKVVNNLAPKERGIAMVFQNYALYPHMTVRENLAFGLKLSKMPKDQIDRQVDEAAKILELDELLDRLPRQLSGGQAQRVAVGRAIVKKPDVFLFDEPLSNLDAKLRASMRIRISDLHKQLKKSGKPATTVYVTHDQTEAMTMGDRICVMKLGHIMQVDTPDNLYHKPKNMFVAGFIGAPEMNIRASKLVEKEGHLYLTIGDEFLPLSNVLEQKLAGHKNEDVFYGIRPEFVSVADEPFAEGGCTGEMVRVENMGHEFFVYLKVANYELTARIPSDEAKPMIDKGLNRKVYFKFDMNKCHIFDAKTEQNLSL; this is encoded by the coding sequence ATGGCTGAAGTGATTTTCAACAAACTGGAAAAAGTGTACTCCAACGGCTTCAAAGCGGTACATGGTATCGACCTTAAAATTGCTGAAGGCGAATTTATGGTGATCGTTGGCCCATCGGGCTGCGCCAAGTCCACCACGCTGCGTATGCTGGCCGGGCTGGAAACCATCAGCGGCGGCGAAGTGCGCATCGGTGAGAAAGTGGTGAATAACCTCGCGCCGAAAGAGCGCGGCATTGCGATGGTGTTCCAGAACTACGCGCTCTATCCGCACATGACCGTGCGCGAAAACCTGGCGTTCGGCCTGAAGCTGAGCAAAATGCCGAAAGATCAAATCGACAGGCAGGTCGATGAAGCGGCGAAAATCCTTGAGCTGGATGAACTGCTGGACAGGCTGCCGCGCCAGCTCTCCGGCGGCCAGGCACAGCGTGTCGCCGTAGGCCGCGCGATTGTGAAAAAACCGGACGTGTTCCTGTTCGATGAACCGCTCTCCAACCTTGACGCCAAACTGCGTGCATCGATGCGCATCCGTATCTCTGACCTGCATAAGCAGTTGAAGAAATCGGGCAAACCGGCGACCACCGTTTACGTTACCCACGATCAGACAGAAGCGATGACCATGGGCGACCGTATCTGCGTCATGAAGCTGGGTCACATCATGCAGGTCGATACGCCGGATAACCTCTACCACAAGCCGAAAAATATGTTCGTCGCGGGTTTCATCGGCGCGCCGGAAATGAACATTCGCGCCAGCAAACTGGTGGAAAAAGAGGGACACCTCTACCTGACCATCGGCGACGAATTCCTGCCGTTGAGCAACGTGTTAGAGCAGAAACTGGCGGGCCATAAAAATGAAGACGTGTTCTACGGCATTCGCCCGGAATTCGTGTCGGTGGCGGACGAACCGTTTGCTGAAGGCGGCTGTACCGGCGAGATGGTTCGCGTTGAAAACATGGGCCATGAGTTCTTCGTCTACCTGAAAGTAGCCAACTACGAACTGACGGCGCGCATTCCATCGGATGAAGCTAAGCCAATGATTGATAAAGGGCTTAACCGTAAAGTGTACTTTAAGTTTGATATGAATAAGTGTCATATCTTTGACGCAAAAACAGAACAGAACCTCTCTCTTTAA
- a CDS encoding carbohydrate ABC transporter permease — protein sequence MADIQQIDEARSIAEREVARTLRREKINAWIRYTILLFVGLLMLYPLAWMFSASFKPNHEIFTTLGLWPAHATWEGFINGWKTGTEYNFGHYMLNTFKYVIPKVILTIISSTIVAYGFARFEIPWKKFWFATLITTMLLPSTVLLIPQYLMFREMGMLNSYMPLYLPLAFATQGFFVFMLIQFLRGVPRDMEEAAQIDGCNSIQVLWYVVVPILKPAIISVALFQFMWSMNDFIGPLIYVYSVDKYPIALALKMSIDVTEGAPWNEILAMASISILPSIIVFFLAQRYFVQGVTSSGIKG from the coding sequence ATGGCTGATATTCAACAAATCGACGAAGCAAGAAGCATCGCTGAACGTGAGGTTGCCCGCACCCTGAGACGCGAGAAAATTAACGCCTGGATTCGCTACACCATCCTGCTGTTCGTCGGCCTGCTGATGCTGTACCCGCTGGCGTGGATGTTCTCGGCGTCGTTCAAACCGAACCACGAGATCTTCACCACGCTCGGACTGTGGCCTGCTCATGCCACCTGGGAAGGGTTTATCAACGGCTGGAAAACCGGTACCGAATACAACTTCGGCCATTACATGCTGAACACCTTTAAGTATGTGATCCCGAAGGTGATTCTGACCATTATCTCCTCCACCATCGTGGCCTACGGCTTTGCCCGCTTCGAAATCCCGTGGAAGAAATTCTGGTTTGCCACGCTCATCACCACCATGCTGCTGCCGAGCACCGTACTGCTGATTCCTCAGTACCTGATGTTCCGCGAAATGGGCATGCTCAACAGCTACATGCCGCTGTATCTGCCGCTGGCGTTCGCCACGCAGGGGTTCTTCGTCTTCATGCTGATTCAGTTCCTGCGCGGTGTGCCGCGTGACATGGAAGAAGCGGCGCAAATTGACGGCTGTAACTCTATTCAGGTGCTGTGGTACGTGGTGGTGCCGATTCTGAAACCGGCCATTATCTCCGTCGCGCTGTTCCAGTTCATGTGGTCCATGAACGACTTTATCGGCCCGCTGATCTACGTCTACAGCGTCGATAAGTACCCGATTGCACTGGCACTGAAAATGTCCATCGACGTCACCGAAGGTGCGCCGTGGAACGAAATTCTGGCAATGGCGAGCATCTCCATTCTGCCGTCCATCATTGTGTTCTTCCTGGCTCAACGCTACTTCGTACAGGGCGTGACCAGCAGCGGAATTAAAGGTTAA
- a CDS encoding carbohydrate ABC transporter permease, producing MNENRMLGLAWISPYIIGLIIFTAFPFVSSFFLSFTEYDLMSPPVFNGIENYRYMFAEDTLFWKSMGVTFAYVFLTIPLKLAFALGIAFVLNFKLRGIGFFRTAYYIPSILGSSVAIAVLWRALFAIDGLLNSFLGVFGFDAINWLGEPSLALMSVTLLRVWQFGSAMVIFLAALQNVPQSQYEAAMIDGASKWQMFMKVTVPLITPVIFFNFIMQTTQAFQEFTGPYVITGGGPTYSTYLFSLYIYDTAFKYFDMGYGAALAWVLFLVVAVFAAIAFKSSKYWVFYSADKGGKNG from the coding sequence ATGAATGAAAACAGAATGCTGGGTTTGGCCTGGATTTCGCCCTATATCATTGGGTTGATAATCTTTACGGCCTTCCCGTTTGTGTCATCTTTCTTTCTCAGTTTTACTGAGTACGACTTGATGAGTCCGCCGGTATTTAACGGCATTGAGAACTATCGCTATATGTTTGCCGAAGATACTCTCTTCTGGAAATCAATGGGCGTAACGTTCGCGTATGTATTTTTAACCATTCCGCTGAAGCTCGCTTTCGCCCTTGGCATTGCGTTTGTTCTTAACTTTAAATTACGCGGCATCGGGTTCTTCCGTACCGCCTACTATATTCCGTCGATTCTTGGCAGCTCCGTGGCCATCGCTGTACTGTGGCGTGCCCTGTTTGCCATCGACGGCCTGCTGAACAGCTTCCTCGGCGTGTTCGGTTTTGATGCCATTAACTGGCTCGGCGAGCCGTCTCTGGCGCTGATGTCCGTTACCCTGCTGCGCGTCTGGCAGTTCGGTTCCGCGATGGTTATCTTCCTGGCCGCACTGCAAAACGTTCCACAATCGCAGTATGAAGCCGCGATGATCGATGGCGCGTCCAAATGGCAGATGTTTATGAAAGTGACTGTGCCGCTGATTACGCCGGTTATCTTCTTCAACTTCATCATGCAAACCACTCAGGCGTTCCAGGAGTTTACCGGCCCGTACGTGATTACCGGCGGCGGCCCAACCTACTCCACGTACCTGTTCTCGCTCTACATCTACGACACCGCGTTTAAATACTTCGATATGGGTTATGGCGCAGCGCTGGCGTGGGTTCTGTTCCTGGTCGTCGCGGTCTTCGCCGCCATCGCCTTTAAGTCTTCAAAATACTGGGTGTTCTACTCCGCCGATAAGGGAGGCAAAAATGGCTGA
- a CDS encoding cupin domain-containing protein — MFIFHKETTLEDLGNGVTRRILAHDGKMMAVEVNFEKGAVGPLHNHPHEQLTYVLSGEFEFTIGDEKHIVRAGDTLYKKPEIMHGCVCLQAGTLLDTFTPMRQDFLKD; from the coding sequence ATGTTTATTTTTCATAAAGAGACCACCCTTGAAGACCTGGGTAACGGCGTCACCCGTCGTATCCTCGCCCATGATGGCAAGATGATGGCGGTAGAGGTCAACTTTGAGAAAGGTGCCGTTGGCCCGCTGCATAACCACCCGCATGAGCAGCTAACCTACGTACTTTCCGGTGAATTTGAATTCACCATCGGCGACGAAAAACATATCGTCCGCGCAGGTGATACGCTCTATAAAAAACCGGAAATTATGCACGGTTGTGTTTGTCTGCAAGCCGGTACGCTGCTCGATACCTTTACCCCGATGCGTCAGGATTTTCTCAAAGACTAA
- a CDS encoding aspartate/glutamate racemase gives MKTIGLLGGMSWESTIPYYRLINEGVKQRLGGLHSAQILLHSVDFHEIEACQSNGDWQRAGDILAQAAKGLEQAGAEGIVLCTNTMHKVADQIEHAVTVPFLHIADATGRAIQKAGMSNVALLGTRYTMEQDFYRARLQQEFAISTPIPNSDDRARINQIIFDELCLGTFSEASRDYYLEVISALKAQGAKGVIFGCTEIGLLVPAELSPLPVFDTAAIHAADAVDFMLS, from the coding sequence ATGAAAACGATTGGGCTGTTAGGCGGTATGAGCTGGGAGTCGACAATTCCCTACTATCGACTGATTAATGAAGGCGTAAAGCAGCGTCTGGGCGGGCTACATTCGGCGCAGATTCTGCTGCACAGCGTTGATTTTCATGAGATTGAGGCCTGCCAGTCGAACGGAGACTGGCAGCGTGCCGGCGACATACTGGCGCAGGCAGCAAAAGGGCTGGAGCAGGCCGGGGCTGAAGGCATCGTGCTGTGTACCAACACCATGCACAAAGTGGCGGATCAAATCGAGCACGCTGTGACTGTGCCATTCCTGCACATTGCCGATGCGACCGGACGCGCAATCCAGAAAGCGGGAATGAGTAACGTTGCGCTGCTGGGCACGCGCTACACCATGGAGCAGGATTTCTATCGCGCCCGTCTGCAACAGGAATTCGCCATCAGCACGCCGATCCCGAACAGCGACGACCGCGCGCGTATCAACCAGATAATCTTTGATGAGCTGTGTCTGGGCACCTTCAGCGAGGCGTCGCGCGACTATTACCTCGAAGTGATTTCCGCATTGAAAGCGCAGGGCGCGAAGGGCGTGATTTTCGGCTGCACCGAAATTGGCCTGCTGGTGCCTGCGGAACTCAGCCCGCTTCCGGTGTTCGATACGGCGGCGATCCACGCTGCGGATGCGGTGGATTTTATGCTCTCCTGA
- a CDS encoding LysR family transcriptional regulator: MPAVNLRHIEIFHAVMTAGNLTEAARLLHTSQPTVSRELARFEKVLGLKLFERSRGRLHPTVQGLRLFEEVQRSWYGLDRIVSAAESLREFRQGELSIVCLPVFSQSFLPLLIQPFLARYPDVSLQIVPQESPLLEEWLSAQRHDLGLTETLHTPAGTERTPLLTLNEVCVLPQDHPLTAKSVLTPQDFQGENYISLSRTDSYRQLLDTLFNENQVKRRMVVETHSAASICAMVRAGAGISVVNPFTALDYVNSGVVIRRFSKDVPFTVSLIRPLHRPGSALVEAFTQHMQANLGVITDTLNSVLAP, from the coding sequence ATGCCCGCCGTCAACCTGCGTCACATTGAAATCTTCCATGCGGTAATGACCGCCGGTAACCTGACGGAAGCCGCGCGTCTGCTGCACACCTCGCAACCCACGGTCAGCCGCGAACTGGCGCGCTTTGAAAAAGTGCTCGGTTTGAAGCTGTTTGAACGCAGCCGTGGCCGCTTACATCCTACCGTGCAGGGGCTGAGGCTGTTTGAAGAGGTACAACGCTCCTGGTACGGGCTCGATCGCATCGTCAGCGCGGCGGAAAGCCTGCGCGAGTTTCGCCAGGGCGAGCTGTCGATTGTGTGCCTGCCGGTTTTCTCACAATCCTTTCTGCCGTTGCTGATCCAGCCTTTTCTGGCGCGCTACCCGGATGTCAGCCTGCAAATCGTGCCGCAGGAGTCGCCGTTGCTGGAGGAGTGGCTCTCGGCACAGCGTCATGATTTAGGGCTGACGGAAACCCTGCACACGCCCGCAGGGACTGAGCGCACGCCGCTGCTGACGCTCAACGAAGTCTGCGTGCTGCCGCAGGATCACCCACTGACGGCAAAAAGCGTACTGACGCCGCAAGATTTTCAGGGCGAGAACTACATCAGTCTGTCGCGTACCGACAGCTATCGCCAGCTGCTGGATACATTATTCAACGAAAATCAGGTGAAGCGGAGAATGGTGGTAGAAACCCACAGCGCGGCGTCAATTTGTGCGATGGTGCGGGCAGGCGCGGGAATTTCAGTGGTTAACCCGTTCACCGCGCTGGATTATGTGAACAGCGGTGTGGTGATCCGCCGTTTCAGTAAAGATGTGCCTTTTACCGTGAGCCTGATTCGCCCGCTCCACCGGCCCGGTTCGGCGCTGGTTGAGGCATTTACGCAGCATATGCAGGCAAACCTGGGCGTGATTACCGATACGTTGAATAGCGTTCTCGCGCCGTGA
- the lysA gene encoding diaminopimelate decarboxylase: MPRPLNSTDTDLTAENLLRLPAEFGCPVWVYDAQIIRQQIAKLSQFDVVRFAQKACSNIHILRLMREQGVKVDSVSLGEIERALVAGYQPGAESDDIVFTADTIDEATLSRVHELQIPVNAGSIDMLAQLGEVSPGHRVWLRVNPGFGHGHSQKTNTGGENSKHGIWYSDLPAALDVIQRYQLKLVGIHMHIGSGVDYAHLEQVCGAMVRQVVEFGQDLEAISAGGGLSIPYREGEEAINTDHYYGLWNGAREQIAKHLGHPVKLELEPGRFLVAESGVLVAQVRSVKAMGSRHFVLIDAGFNDLMRPAMYGSYHHISALPADGRDLSQAPLIETVVAGPLCESGDVFTQQEGGKVETRALPAVKPGDYLVLHDTGAYGASMSSNYNSRPLLPEVLFENGAARLIRRRQTIQELLALELA; this comes from the coding sequence ATGCCACGCCCGCTTAACAGTACCGACACTGACCTGACCGCAGAAAACCTGCTGCGCCTGCCCGCTGAATTTGGCTGCCCGGTCTGGGTGTATGACGCGCAAATTATTCGCCAGCAGATTGCCAAACTGAGCCAGTTTGACGTTGTGCGTTTTGCCCAAAAAGCGTGCTCGAACATCCATATTCTGCGTCTGATGCGCGAGCAGGGCGTGAAGGTTGATTCGGTGTCATTGGGTGAGATTGAGCGCGCACTGGTGGCGGGCTATCAGCCTGGCGCGGAGTCTGACGATATCGTTTTTACCGCTGACACTATCGACGAGGCGACGCTTTCGCGCGTGCATGAGTTGCAGATCCCGGTTAACGCCGGTTCCATCGATATGCTGGCGCAACTGGGTGAGGTGTCCCCAGGCCATCGCGTGTGGCTGCGCGTGAATCCAGGCTTTGGTCACGGTCACAGCCAGAAAACCAACACCGGCGGCGAAAACAGCAAACACGGTATCTGGTACAGCGATCTTCCGGCCGCGCTGGACGTGATTCAGCGTTATCAACTGAAACTGGTGGGCATTCATATGCACATCGGTTCCGGCGTGGATTATGCGCACCTGGAGCAGGTTTGCGGCGCTATGGTGCGTCAGGTCGTTGAATTTGGCCAGGATCTGGAGGCGATCTCTGCGGGCGGCGGATTATCCATTCCGTATCGCGAAGGTGAAGAGGCGATCAATACCGATCACTACTATGGCCTGTGGAACGGTGCGCGTGAGCAGATTGCCAAACATCTGGGCCACCCGGTAAAACTGGAACTCGAACCGGGGCGTTTCCTGGTGGCGGAGTCTGGCGTACTGGTGGCGCAGGTGCGTAGCGTGAAAGCGATGGGCAGCCGCCACTTTGTGCTGATTGACGCCGGGTTTAACGACCTGATGCGCCCGGCGATGTACGGTAGCTATCACCACATTTCAGCGCTGCCGGCTGACGGGCGCGACCTGTCCCAGGCACCGTTGATTGAAACGGTGGTTGCCGGTCCCCTGTGTGAGTCGGGTGACGTCTTTACGCAGCAGGAAGGTGGGAAAGTTGAAACGCGCGCCTTGCCTGCGGTGAAGCCGGGCGATTATCTGGTGCTGCACGACACCGGTGCATACGGTGCGTCGATGTCATCGAATTACAACAGCCGCCCGCTGTTGCCAGAAGTGTTATTTGAAAATGGCGCGGCGCGTTTGATTCGCCGCCGCCAGACGATTCAGGAACTGCTGGCGCTGGAACTGGCGTAA
- a CDS encoding LacI family DNA-binding transcriptional regulator, with protein sequence MTTMLDVSIRAGVSKATVSRVLNGTGQVKESTRQQVFKAMEELGYRPNFLARSLANRTSNSIGLIVSTFDGFYFGRLLQQASRQTEVWGKQLIVADGHDEPEREKQAVQMLADRQCDAIVLYTRFMSEETIMSLIDSIPMPLVVINRDVSQARERCVFFEQQDAAFQAVEYLISQGHRDIACLTVPIHTPTGKARLEGYKNALEKHGIAWDPAKIKYGDAGMTCGFEKCNELLSEKVPFSALFACNDDMALGASKALHQAGLRIPQDISLFGFDDAPSAKWLEPGLSTVYLPIDNMIVTAIDQAIKLANGEPIETIPPFTGTLVLRDTVTTGPFYASSSASSS encoded by the coding sequence ATGACAACAATGCTGGATGTCTCAATTCGCGCAGGCGTTTCGAAAGCAACGGTTTCCCGCGTCTTGAACGGCACAGGTCAGGTAAAAGAGAGCACCCGTCAGCAGGTGTTCAAAGCAATGGAAGAGTTGGGCTACCGGCCAAATTTTCTGGCGCGCTCACTGGCAAACCGCACCAGCAATAGCATTGGGCTGATTGTCTCAACCTTTGACGGCTTCTATTTTGGCCGCCTGTTACAGCAGGCGTCGCGTCAGACGGAAGTCTGGGGCAAGCAGTTGATTGTCGCAGATGGGCATGACGAGCCGGAGCGAGAAAAGCAGGCGGTACAGATGCTGGCCGATCGCCAGTGCGATGCGATTGTGCTCTACACCCGTTTTATGAGCGAAGAAACCATCATGTCGCTCATCGATTCCATTCCCATGCCGCTGGTGGTGATCAACCGCGACGTCAGCCAGGCGCGCGAGCGCTGCGTCTTCTTCGAACAGCAGGATGCCGCGTTTCAGGCGGTGGAGTACCTGATTTCCCAGGGCCATCGCGATATCGCCTGCCTCACGGTTCCTATTCACACGCCTACCGGGAAAGCGCGTTTGGAAGGTTATAAAAATGCGCTGGAAAAACATGGTATTGCATGGGATCCGGCGAAGATAAAATATGGTGATGCGGGCATGACCTGCGGCTTTGAGAAGTGCAATGAACTGCTGAGCGAAAAGGTGCCATTCAGCGCGCTGTTTGCCTGTAACGATGATATGGCGCTGGGTGCGTCAAAAGCACTGCATCAGGCGGGTCTGCGTATTCCGCAGGATATTTCACTGTTTGGCTTCGATGACGCGCCGAGCGCGAAATGGCTGGAGCCGGGGCTGTCGACGGTTTATCTGCCGATCGACAACATGATTGTGACCGCTATCGATCAAGCCATTAAGCTCGCCAACGGCGAGCCAATTGAAACGATCCCGCCGTTTACCGGCACGCTGGTGCTGCGTGACACGGTGACAACGGGGCCGTTTTACGCCAGTTCCAGCGCCAGCAGTTCCTGA
- the galR gene encoding HTH-type transcriptional regulator GalR, translating into MATIKDVARLAGVSVATVSRVINNSPKASDASRQSVSSAMETLNYHPNANARALAQQSTETVGLVVGDVSDPFFGAMVKAVEQVAYHTGNFLLIGNGYHNELKERQAIEQLIRHRCAALVVHAKMIPDEELIGLMKQMPGMVLINRILPGFEKRCVALDDRYGAWLATRHLIQQGHTKIGYICSNHAISDAEDRLQGYYDALKENGLPCNDRLVTFGEPDESGGEQAMTELLGRGKRFTAVACYNDSMAAGAMGVLNDNGIDVPQEISLMGFDDVLVSRYVRPRLTTIRYPIVTMATQAAELALALAEKRPVPDVTHLFSPTLVRRHSVSVPAESDKA; encoded by the coding sequence ATGGCGACTATCAAAGATGTGGCTCGACTGGCTGGCGTCTCTGTCGCCACCGTCTCCCGCGTAATCAATAACTCTCCGAAAGCCAGCGATGCTTCTCGTCAGTCGGTTTCTTCGGCTATGGAAACACTCAACTATCACCCGAACGCCAACGCGCGTGCCCTGGCGCAACAGTCAACGGAAACCGTGGGTCTGGTGGTAGGCGATGTGTCCGATCCCTTCTTTGGCGCCATGGTCAAAGCCGTTGAGCAGGTGGCGTACCACACCGGTAACTTTTTGCTGATCGGCAACGGCTATCACAACGAATTAAAAGAGCGTCAGGCCATCGAGCAATTGATTCGCCACCGCTGCGCGGCGCTGGTAGTGCACGCTAAAATGATCCCCGATGAGGAACTGATAGGGTTGATGAAGCAAATGCCCGGCATGGTGCTGATTAACCGCATTTTACCCGGTTTCGAAAAACGCTGCGTAGCGCTGGACGATCGCTATGGCGCGTGGCTCGCAACGCGTCATTTGATTCAGCAGGGGCATACAAAGATTGGCTACATCTGCTCGAACCACGCGATTTCCGATGCGGAAGACCGTTTGCAGGGATATTACGACGCGCTAAAAGAGAACGGCCTGCCGTGCAACGATCGACTGGTCACCTTCGGCGAACCTGACGAAAGCGGCGGCGAGCAGGCAATGACCGAGCTGCTGGGGCGCGGAAAACGATTTACCGCCGTGGCTTGTTATAACGACTCAATGGCAGCTGGCGCAATGGGCGTGCTCAATGATAACGGCATCGACGTGCCGCAGGAGATTTCGCTGATGGGTTTCGATGATGTGCTGGTCTCACGCTATGTGCGCCCGCGTCTGACCACCATTCGTTATCCGATTGTCACCATGGCAACGCAGGCAGCAGAACTGGCGCTGGCACTGGCGGAAAAACGCCCGGTGCCGGATGTCACCCACCTTTTCAGCCCGACGCTTGTGCGTCGTCATTCGGTGTCGGTACCGGCGGAGAGCGATAAGGCCTGA